Below is a window of Flavobacterium sp. CFS9 DNA.
ATAGCTTTTTCATCTTGTTTTATTTTAGGTTTTTTAATACTGAAACTAGCAATTCGGTCGAAATACGATGCTTAAAATCCGGAGCAATATATTCGAATGCAATCTCACTATTTTGGTTTATAACAAAGACAGAAGGAACCGGTAAAAAACTTGTATTGACTCCTTTAGAATGTACGTTAATTACTGATTTATAGTTTTCAGGAGCCGCATAAGCAATTCCAACTGCTTTCGCAAATTCACCTTCTGAGTCAGAAAGCAAAGTATATTTTACTTTATCTTTTTCTTCCGTGATTTTTAAATTCTCCGGGGCATCAGGACTTATTGCAATAATCTGGTATCCAAGATCCAGAATTTGTTTCTCTGCTTCAGCTAACGCCTGAAGATGCATATTGCAATAAGGACACCAGCCGCCGCGATAGAAAACTAAAACCGCTTTTTTCTTTTCAAGCAAATCAGAGATTTTTACCGTTGCATTTTCAGCTGATTTTAATGTGGTATTTGGAATTTTCTCTCCTATTAATAAAGGAGTAATATCGGTCGCTATTTGGGGAAGCGAATTTTGTGCAGCAGCCACAGTGCTTAAGGCTACTAAAGCAATAAAAAATATTTTTTTCATAATTTTTAACTTTACATCTTAATTTGATAATGTAAAATTACGGTAGTATGAAAAAGGTAAATGTCGGCTAATTTACACTTAGCCAAAAATAACTAAATTTTGGTAATATCCACAATAACAATTTCTTTTCTATTGTAATGTATCAGTTCGTTCGTTTCCATCTCGTTCAGCAATTGAGTTGCCGTTTGTCTTGAAGTACAAATAATTTGTGCAATGTCGTTCTGTGTCAAATAGTTATCGATAGTTACCAGATTTCCATCGGCAGTCCCTTCCTTCTCTGCCCAGTCTTTAAGAAATTGGTACAATCTGGTTTTTGCATCTTTAGAAATCAAATTAGCGTAACTGTTTTTGATGCGTTTCATTTTCAGACCGACAAATTTGGTATACGAAAGTGCTAGTGTTGGATTTCTCAGTAATAAATCTTCGAAATCTGACATCAGGAAACTGCAAATTGCAACATCGTCAGAAAGTACTTTTGCATATTCTTCGTTTTTGGCATCTGTTTCCAAAGTTAATTCGCCAAATAAATCCCCTTTCTGAATGATGTCTTTTATGGTTTCATTACCTTCTTCATCAATAGACACTATTTTAATATTTCCTTTTTTGAGTAAAAATATGCGGGGTAAATCTGAAGTAGAAAAATAAATAATTTCTCCTTTTGACGCTTTTTTAAAACCTGTGATAATACACAATTGCTTGATCTGCGAATAACTCAGGGTTCGAAACAATTTATGATCCCGCAAATACCAGTATTTTAAATCTTCGTACATAAAAAAGTTTATTTTTGTAAATATAACGAAATTAAAACCCAAACAAAAACCCTTTCAGGCTTTTGAATTCCTAAAAGGGTTTTGATTATTTAAGTTTCGAAGAGATTTATCCTGCAATAACAGCTCTCGAAATTACAATTTTCTGAATTTCTGAAGTTCCTTCGTAAATCTGAGTAATTTTTGCATCACGCATTAAACGTTCTACATGGTACTCTTTTACGTAACCGTTACCTCCATGAATCTGAACTGCCTCAACAGTGGTATCCATTGCTACTTGCGAAGCAAACAATTTTGCCATCGCACCACTTACATCATAATTTTTATGTTGGTCTTTATCCCAAGCTGCTTTCATACACAAATGACGTGCTGCTTCAATATTAACTGCCATATCTGCCAATTTAAAAGCAATTGCCTGGTGATTGCAGATTTCAGTTCCGAAAGCTTTACGCTCTTTAGAATATTTCAACGCCAATTCATAAGCTCCTGAAGCAATTCCTAAAGCCTGAGAAGCAATTCCGATACGGCCTCCGGCAAGAGTTTTCATTGCAAATTTAAATCCGAAGCCGTCTTCACCAATTCTGTTTTCTTTAGGAACTTTTACATCAGTAAACATTAAAGAGTGTGTATCAGAACCACGGATTCCCATTTTTTGCTCTTTTGGTCCAATAGAAAAGCCCGGCATATCTTTCGTCATGATCAAAGCATTGATTCCTTTGTGTCTTTTCTCCGGATCCGTTTGTGCGATCACTAAATAAACCGATGCTGTATTTCCGTTAGTAATCCAGTTTTTTGTTCCGTTTACCAAATAATGATCTCCCATATCAACCGCAGTTGTTTTTTGAGAAGTAGCATCACTACCTGCCTCAGGTTCACTCAAACAAAATGCTCCGTGAATCTCTCCCGATGCCAAGCCTGGTAAGTACTTTTGTTTTTGTTCTTCAGTTCCAAATTCCTGTAGTCCCCAACAAACTAAAGAGTTGTTTACAGACATTACTACAGAAGCTGATGCGTCTACTTTTGAAATTTCTTCCATCGCAATTACATAAGAAATGGCATCCAGTCCGCTTCCGCCATATTTAGGATCAACCATCATTCCAAGGAATCCTAATTGTCCCATTTTTTTAATTTGTTCTGTTGGAAAAATTTGTTTTTCGTCACGTTCAATAACACCAGGCAGCAATTCGTTTTGAGCAAAATCCCTTGCAGCTTGTTGAATCATTAAATGTTCTTCGGTAAGATTAAAATCCATAGTTATTCTGTTTTATTTTTCTCAGCTCAACTCGATTTAAAATATCGAATTTAAGATGACGGTTATTTTTGTTTTGTTTTTTTTGAATTGCTTTTTTCTGTAAAAAGGCTTCCAAAGATAAATTTTAAAAGTGAGTTTAACAATGCGCGCATATAAATTTACTAGATCGGCAATAATTACGATAACGTTTTCGTTATTATCTCAAAAATTTAGCCTAACACGCATCAAATTTGCAATCATTACTCTAAAAAACAAGAATAAAATACACGATCAAAAATGTCCGATTGCTAAAATTTTAGTAAAATTTAGCTACTCAAAAGATTAAACAATTCTTAAAATATACGGGTTCCCGTAAAATAACTCTTACTAATTTGATTATTAATCTTATACAAACAAAAAAAGCAAAATTGAGTCAAAAAAAACATATTTAATAACGCTATAAAATTGATAAATTAACATTATTTTTGCTCAAAAATTATAATTTCCATAAAACATGAAAAAAAGTTTACTTCTACTTACATTCCTTTTTAGTATACAATTCTCGACCGTTTCAGCCCAGACTCAGCTTGACGTGAACGGCGTAACAGTTCCAAGAAAAATTGAATTTCAAGGCAAAACTTTACAGCTTAATGGTGCTGGAGGCCGATCAAAAATGTGGTTGGAAGTTTATGTTCAGGCCTTATATTTATCACAGCTAAGTCAGGATCCACAATTTATTATTGACAGCGATACCGAAATGGCAATCCGAATTGAAATTACTTCTTCAATGGTTTCTTCAGGCAAACTGACTAAAGCAATGAATGCCGGTTTTGAAAAATCTGCAGGAAGCAATCTTAATCAATTGCGTCCCCGAATTGAAGAATTTAAAACTTTTTTAAGCGACATGATTACTGAAAAAGATGTATTTGTTTTGGCTTACAACCCACTTGACCAAACAGTCAATGTTTACAAAAATGAAGTTTTGAAAGGAAAAATTCCCGGATTTGATTTCAAAAAAGCATTGTTCGGAATCTGGCTTTCAGACAAACCGGTTGACGAGACATTAAAAAAACACTTATTAGGAATATAATTTGTTAGATTTATAAAACTCAAAAGCCGAAAACGTACTGTTTTCGGCTTTCTTTTTTCTGTTCGATAAAATTTTGATACGAGATACATTATTCGCATTATTCTATTTTATACTTTTACGCAAACTAAACATATCTCAACAAAATGAAAGATTTATTACAGCAATTTGAAAATAAAGCACCTGAAATTGTTTTTAACTGGAAAGATTCCGAAACAGAAGCCGAAGGATGGACTGTTATCAACTCACTGCGCGGTGGAGCTGCGGGTGGAGGAACAAGAATGAGAAAAGGCTTAGATATGAATGAAGTTTTATCGTTGGCCAAAACTATGGAAGTTAAATTTTCTGTTTCAGGACCAGCCATTGGAGGTGCCAAATCAGGAATAAATTTTGACCCGAATGATCCACGAAAAAAAGGAGTATTACAACGTTGGTACAAAGCCGTTTCACCATTATTGAAAAGTTACTACGGAACCGGAGGAGATTTAAATGTAGATGAAATTCACGAAGTAATTCCAATGACCGAAGAATGTGGTGTATGGCATCCGCAGGAAGGAGTTTTCAACGGACACTTCAAACCAACCGAAGCAGATAAAATTAACAGAATCGGACAATTGCGTCAGGGTGTTATCAAAGTAATCGAAAACCCAAAGTTCTCTCCTGATGTAACCCGAAAATATACGGTTGCCGACATGATTACCGGTTATGGTGTTGCTGAAGCAGCTCGTCATTTTTATGCCACTTATGGTGGAGACATCAAAGGTAAAAAAGCAATTGTACAGGGATTTGGAAATGTAGGTTCAGCTGCTGCTTTCTATTTGGCAGAAATGGGTGCTAAAGTAATCGGAATTATTGACCGTGACGGAGGATTAATAAAAGAAGAAGGTTTTTCATTTGAAGAAATCAGAACTTTGTTTTTAAATAAAGACGGAAACAAATTAGTTGCCGACAACATGATTCCATTTGACGAAATCAACACTAAAATCTGGACGATTGGTGCTGAAATCTTCACCCCTTGTGCAGCTTCAAGATTGGTAACTCAGGCCCAAATCGATAACTTAATCGCAAATGGATTAGAAGTTATTTCATGTGGAGCAAACGTTCCTTTTGCTGATAAAGAAATTTTCTTCGGATCTATTATGGAAGAAGTGGACAGCAAAGTAAGTTTGATTCCTGATTTCATCTCAAACTGTGGAATGGCACGAGTTTTTGCATATTTCATGGAGAAAAAAGTGCAAATGACAGACGAAGATATTTTCAATGATACTTCAGAAATTATCAAAAATGCGATTGTTAAAGCTCATACTTTAAATTCATCCAAAACCAATATCAGTGCAACTGCTTTTGAAATTGCATTGAAACAATTAGTATAATCTTAGTTTTATACTTTATATATAAACGAGTCAAATAGAAATTTGACTCGTTTTTTTATTTAACCGCAGAGAACGCAAAGCTTTACAAAAAGTTCACTAAGCTATTTGTTTTCTAATCTCGCAAAGACGCAGAGTCGCAAAAAAAACTTAAAAAGAAAAACTTTGCAACTCTGCGTCTTTGCGAGAAATAAATTAGCATCCTTTGCGAAAATCCCTTGCGTTCTCTGCGGTTAAATTCTCTCTTAGTTTCTAAACAATTTTTACTACTTTTAAGCGTTTTTTAAATAATACAATTTCAAAATTCAGAATAAAAATGAGTTCCATTTCTTCAGATCAAAAGAAATCCTTACTACTCACAACTGTTATCTATGCAGTACTCATTGCGTTGTTATTTCTTATACGCTTTTGGCCTCCATACAATCCGGAGAACAATGTCGCACTGGCTTCCGGCGGAGGCGGCGGAGGGGTTACGGTAAATTTTGGAGACAGCGATTTAGGCTCGGGAGCAAATTATAAAAGTGAAGTTTTAAATGTAAAAAACGAAGCCCGACAAACTCCTGCAAAAGCAACACCGGACGAAGCAATTTTAACTCAGGAAAATACAACAACCGACGAAAGTGTTGCAATTCCAACAAAAGAAAAAACAAAAAAAGCAACTCCCGTTGTAAAACCGGAAACAAAACCGATTCCTGAAAAACCAAAAGTTTCCAATTCTACAAACGATGCTCTATCAAGTATTTTAAAAGGATCGAATAAAGGTGGTGATGGCGACGACAAAGCAGCAGGAAACAAAGGAAAAGCAAACGGAAGTTTAAGTTCTAATGGATATTATGGAACGGGAGGTTCCGGAGGAGGAACTGGCGGTGGTAACGGAACCGGAAATGGAATTGGTACCGGAAGCGGTTATGGCCCGGGAAGTGGAGGCGGTTCCGGTGGAGGATCCGGATATTCTTTAAACGGACGAAAAGCATTATCTAAACCGGCACCAAAATATACCTGTAACGAAGAAGGAAAAGTAGTGGTAGAAGTTACCGTAGACCAAAATGGCAAAACCATTAGTGCTACTGCAGGAATAAAAGGAACAACCAACACAGCTAGCTGTTTACTGGAACAGGCAAAAATAGCAGCATTAAACACAAGATGGTCCGCAGATGACAAAGCAGCCGCAAAACAGGTTGGAAAAATAATTTACAATTTCAGTCTGGATTAAACACGAATTGCACAGATTTACACTAAAATCTGTTTTCATAAAAAAGGCTTTCAGAATTTCCTGAAAGCCTTTTTTATTTTCATCAGTTTGTTTGTCTTTTTTTCCTTCATCCCAAAAAGACAAAACTATGTGTTTTTCTCAATTTACTTCGGACTTGTAGCAATTACAAACTTTAAATTATTCTTCACTCCTATTTGCAGTACATCAACTAAATCCTGAACCTGAAGATTAAACGGAATTCGAACCACTACTGTTTGCTGTTTGTCAGCTCCAATTTTCGCCATCAAAGTGGTTTCCAGAGCATCAAATTCAACAGGCACTTTGTCGATATAGAATTTCTTGTCTTCAGTAACAGACAAACTAATCAGCTGTTTATTTGTTTTTTCATTGGCTTTCGCTTTCGGCAGTGTCATTTTGATCACATTAGGATTCGCAAGTGTTGATATAATAAGGAAAAACAACAACAGGAAAAACATAATATCACTTAAGGACGATGTCGCCACTTCAGCATGAAACCTTCTTTTTCTCTTAATAGACATACCTTACGCTCTTTGAATTATATTGACAAATTCTAATATTTGTTTCTGAATCTTCAATGCAAAATCATCAATTTTCCCATTCAGTAAGTGATAAGCACTATAGGCAATAATCCCCACAATTAATCCCGAACCGGAACTGATCATTTTCTCATACAATCCTCCCGAAATATTTCCGATACTAATATTTTCCGTAACCGAAATACTGTAGAAAATCTTAATTACTCCCGAAATAGTCCCAATAAAGCCAAGGGTTGGAGCAATCCCCGCAATAAGTCCGAGATGGCCCAAATGTCTTTCCATTTCACCAATTTCAATATCAGCGGCACGGTCCATGTTGGATTCAATTTCTGCAATTGGCCTTCCAATAACCAGCACACCTTCTTTCAGAATATTTCCGGCTGCCGTATCGCTTCTTTCCACAATAGTTCTGGCCAATTCAATATTTCCGGCATTTAATTTATCGCCCACATCCTGTATCAATCTGGAATCAATTCTTGATGCTTTTTTGATATATAAGTAACGTTCAAAAATGATATAAATAGTATAAAATAATAATAATGCAATCGGAATTAAGAAAACTCCTCCTTTCATAATAAACCCAAACATTGAAATTTCATTTTCAGGTGCAATCTTTTCGATAACTACGTTTGAGGCATTTGCGATGGTATCAGCTTGTAATTGAATGTAGCTAAACATATATTAATTCTGGTTTTTAATAATTAATTCTAAAAAATATTTGAAATTTGCAATAAAGATAATTTTCACTCCCTTATAAAACTAAAAAAAATGAAAATTATTTCAATTCGAAACTATTTTAACTCAATTCAATGAACTATCAGGAAACGACAAACTGGATGTTTAATCAGCTTCCAATGTACCAACTTCAGGGAGCTTCGGCATACAAAGAAGATTTGACTAATATTAAGCTGCTGGCTGCACATCTTGACAATCCTCAAAATCAGCTAAAGTGCATCCATGTTGCCGGGACGAATGGTAAAGGATCAACCTCACACATGCTGGCTTCGGTTTTACAGGAAGCCGGATATAAAGTAGGATTGTATACTTCTCCACACCTTAAAGATTTCAGGGAACGAATTAAAATTAATGGCCAGGAAATCTCCGAGGATTTTGTTTGTCAATTCGTAGCCAAACACAAAAACTTTTTTGAAGCCAATGATATGAGTTTTTTCGAAATGTCTGTTGGACTGGCTTTCGATTACTTCGCTTCAGAGAAAACAGACATTGCTATTATTGAAGTTGGTCTTGGCGGACGACTTGATGCAACCAACATAATTACACCATTAGTATCGGTTATTACCAATATCGATTTAGACCATACTCAGTTTTTAGGAAATACCCCATCAGCTATTGCAGGTGAAAAAGCCGGAATCATAAAACCAAATGTCCCTGTTGTCATTGGAGAATACACCTTCGAAACTCAACCTGTATTTTTAGCCAAAGCAAAACTAAATGAAGCTCCAATTTATTTTGCTTCCGATTCAGTCACAGAAGTTTTCCCTTCTGATTTAATTGGAGATTATCAGTTTCACAATAAAAAAACAGTACAGCAAACCATCCACATTTTAAACTCTCAAAATGAGTTTAAAGTTTCAGACGAAAATCTAAAAAACGGTTTATTACATGTTGTAAAAAACACCGGTTTACAAGGCAGATGGCAGCAGTTAGGAGAAAACCCAAAAATCATCTGTGATACCGCCCACAACCAACACGGACTAGCCGTTGTAATGAAACAAATTCAAAAAGAAAGTTTCGAAAATTTACATATTGTACTGGGAGTTGTAAACGATAAAGATCTCGATTCTATTTTACCTCTTTTTCCAAAAAATGCACAATACTATTTTTGCAGCCCAAATTCGTCCAGAGGTTTGAAAACTGAAATTTTAAATGAAGCCGCTAAAAAGCACCATTTAATTGGAGAAAATTATGACTCCGTAGAACATGCTTTTGCCGCAGCCAGAAAAAATGCTTCAAAAAATGACTTTATTTATGTTGGCGGAAGCACATTTGTAGTTGCTGAACTGCCTCTGTCATAAATAAAAGTTCTAAGATCCAAAAAAGTCACAAAAAACCAATTTAATAACAAATTCATAAACAGCGAGATATAAATTCTTTTAAAAAAAGTTTTATTTTTTATTCGATTTTCTTTGCAGAACTCAAAAACTAGCGTATATTTGCACTCGCAATCACAAACGATAGCAACCTAGTAAAATAGGGCGATTAGCTCAGCTGGTTCAGAGCACCTCGTTTACACCGAGGGGGTCGGGGGTTCGAACCCCTCATCGCCCACAAAAAACTCCTTAAGAAATTAAGGAGTTTTTTTTTCTATTTCTCTCACTACAAGTTACTGATATTAACTTGACACAATTTCCTTTACTGCCTCGATAAACAAATCAATTTCATCGAAAGTATTATAATAATGAGGAGATGCTCTCACTGCCCATTTTACCCCCTTTTCATCAAAATCAATCACAGCAAAATTTCTAAAGCTCGGAACCACATTTATTTTTCTCTTCAGTAACTCGTCAACAATATATTTTGGTTGCGAATCTTCCACAAAAAACGTCACCAAGCCCCCGAGTTCAGGCCCTCTATCCAAAACCCTTACTTTAGGAATTTGAGCCAGTTCATCCCTCATATATTTTGACAACAGCTGTATTTGCTTCCAAATTCTATCCTCCCCAATATCCAAACAATATTCAATAGCAGTCTTACTTCCCAAAACAAGAGCATAAGCAAACTCCCAATCTTCAAAACGCTTCGCATCCGGTTGCTGTTTGTATTCATCTTTTTCAACCCAATCAGCACCTCTCATATCAATAAACAAAGGCTCAAGTCCAGACACAAGAACTCTATCCGAAACATAAAGAAACCCCGTACCGCGAGGACCTCTCAAAAATTTCCTGATCGTAATACTTAAAAAATCACATTTCAATTCCTCAACATCCAACTTCATTTGCCCCGCTGATTGACAAGCATCCAGAATATACCAGGTTTTATCAGTATGCACTTTTGTATAACGATCGTATATTTCACCTATACTTTTAACAGGCTGAACCAAACCGGAATTAGTTGGAATATGTGTTATAGCCAACAATCTCGGCTGAAGAGAAAATAATTTTTCTTCGAGATCACTTAGATCAATACCTCCGGTTTCAGCATTCTTTATTCTCACTATTTTAATTCCAAATCGTTTCTGACATGAAATAAACTGAATCTGATTCGAAATAAAATCATCATTGTCCGTCAAAATTATATCATCACTCAAAAACGGAATAGAAGACAATGCTCGAGTATACGAATCTGTAGCACTTGCAGTAAAAGCAATATTTGCCGGATTACAATTAATCAATCTTCCCGCCTGAGTATAAAATTCCTTTATCACATCAGCTTTCAAAGCTGCAGCCTCATACCCTCCAATTTCAGACTCTAACTTTATATGTTCCAAAATAGACCGAGTCACCGCATCTGGCATTAGACCTGCGCCTGCATTGTTAAGATGATTTACATTTTTACACCCAATGGTTTCACTTCTAAATTTTTTGATTTCTTCCTCAGAAAAAACACTTTCATTATTTTTCATTACTCTTCTTTTTATGTTAACTATTACAACACAAA
It encodes the following:
- a CDS encoding peroxiredoxin-like family protein; the encoded protein is MKKIFFIALVALSTVAAAQNSLPQIATDITPLLIGEKIPNTTLKSAENATVKISDLLEKKKAVLVFYRGGWCPYCNMHLQALAEAEKQILDLGYQIIAISPDAPENLKITEEKDKVKYTLLSDSEGEFAKAVGIAYAAPENYKSVINVHSKGVNTSFLPVPSVFVINQNSEIAFEYIAPDFKHRISTELLVSVLKNLK
- a CDS encoding MotA/TolQ/ExbB proton channel family protein yields the protein MFSYIQLQADTIANASNVVIEKIAPENEISMFGFIMKGGVFLIPIALLLFYTIYIIFERYLYIKKASRIDSRLIQDVGDKLNAGNIELARTIVERSDTAAGNILKEGVLVIGRPIAEIESNMDRAADIEIGEMERHLGHLGLIAGIAPTLGFIGTISGVIKIFYSISVTENISIGNISGGLYEKMISSGSGLIVGIIAYSAYHLLNGKIDDFALKIQKQILEFVNIIQRA
- a CDS encoding Glu/Leu/Phe/Val dehydrogenase dimerization domain-containing protein, which codes for MKDLLQQFENKAPEIVFNWKDSETEAEGWTVINSLRGGAAGGGTRMRKGLDMNEVLSLAKTMEVKFSVSGPAIGGAKSGINFDPNDPRKKGVLQRWYKAVSPLLKSYYGTGGDLNVDEIHEVIPMTEECGVWHPQEGVFNGHFKPTEADKINRIGQLRQGVIKVIENPKFSPDVTRKYTVADMITGYGVAEAARHFYATYGGDIKGKKAIVQGFGNVGSAAAFYLAEMGAKVIGIIDRDGGLIKEEGFSFEEIRTLFLNKDGNKLVADNMIPFDEINTKIWTIGAEIFTPCAASRLVTQAQIDNLIANGLEVISCGANVPFADKEIFFGSIMEEVDSKVSLIPDFISNCGMARVFAYFMEKKVQMTDEDIFNDTSEIIKNAIVKAHTLNSSKTNISATAFEIALKQLV
- a CDS encoding energy transducer TonB translates to MSSISSDQKKSLLLTTVIYAVLIALLFLIRFWPPYNPENNVALASGGGGGGVTVNFGDSDLGSGANYKSEVLNVKNEARQTPAKATPDEAILTQENTTTDESVAIPTKEKTKKATPVVKPETKPIPEKPKVSNSTNDALSSILKGSNKGGDGDDKAAGNKGKANGSLSSNGYYGTGGSGGGTGGGNGTGNGIGTGSGYGPGSGGGSGGGSGYSLNGRKALSKPAPKYTCNEEGKVVVEVTVDQNGKTISATAGIKGTTNTASCLLEQAKIAALNTRWSADDKAAAKQVGKIIYNFSLD
- a CDS encoding chalcone isomerase family protein, translated to MKKSLLLLTFLFSIQFSTVSAQTQLDVNGVTVPRKIEFQGKTLQLNGAGGRSKMWLEVYVQALYLSQLSQDPQFIIDSDTEMAIRIEITSSMVSSGKLTKAMNAGFEKSAGSNLNQLRPRIEEFKTFLSDMITEKDVFVLAYNPLDQTVNVYKNEVLKGKIPGFDFKKALFGIWLSDKPVDETLKKHLLGI
- a CDS encoding folylpolyglutamate synthase/dihydrofolate synthase family protein; its protein translation is MNYQETTNWMFNQLPMYQLQGASAYKEDLTNIKLLAAHLDNPQNQLKCIHVAGTNGKGSTSHMLASVLQEAGYKVGLYTSPHLKDFRERIKINGQEISEDFVCQFVAKHKNFFEANDMSFFEMSVGLAFDYFASEKTDIAIIEVGLGGRLDATNIITPLVSVITNIDLDHTQFLGNTPSAIAGEKAGIIKPNVPVVIGEYTFETQPVFLAKAKLNEAPIYFASDSVTEVFPSDLIGDYQFHNKKTVQQTIHILNSQNEFKVSDENLKNGLLHVVKNTGLQGRWQQLGENPKIICDTAHNQHGLAVVMKQIQKESFENLHIVLGVVNDKDLDSILPLFPKNAQYYFCSPNSSRGLKTEILNEAAKKHHLIGENYDSVEHAFAAARKNASKNDFIYVGGSTFVVAELPLS
- a CDS encoding Crp/Fnr family transcriptional regulator; protein product: MYEDLKYWYLRDHKLFRTLSYSQIKQLCIITGFKKASKGEIIYFSTSDLPRIFLLKKGNIKIVSIDEEGNETIKDIIQKGDLFGELTLETDAKNEEYAKVLSDDVAICSFLMSDFEDLLLRNPTLALSYTKFVGLKMKRIKNSYANLISKDAKTRLYQFLKDWAEKEGTADGNLVTIDNYLTQNDIAQIICTSRQTATQLLNEMETNELIHYNRKEIVIVDITKI
- a CDS encoding ExbD/TolR family protein; the protein is MSIKRKRRFHAEVATSSLSDIMFFLLLFFLIISTLANPNVIKMTLPKAKANEKTNKQLISLSVTEDKKFYIDKVPVEFDALETTLMAKIGADKQQTVVVRIPFNLQVQDLVDVLQIGVKNNLKFVIATSPK
- a CDS encoding aminotransferase class V-fold PLP-dependent enzyme, with the protein product MKNNESVFSEEEIKKFRSETIGCKNVNHLNNAGAGLMPDAVTRSILEHIKLESEIGGYEAAALKADVIKEFYTQAGRLINCNPANIAFTASATDSYTRALSSIPFLSDDIILTDNDDFISNQIQFISCQKRFGIKIVRIKNAETGGIDLSDLEEKLFSLQPRLLAITHIPTNSGLVQPVKSIGEIYDRYTKVHTDKTWYILDACQSAGQMKLDVEELKCDFLSITIRKFLRGPRGTGFLYVSDRVLVSGLEPLFIDMRGADWVEKDEYKQQPDAKRFEDWEFAYALVLGSKTAIEYCLDIGEDRIWKQIQLLSKYMRDELAQIPKVRVLDRGPELGGLVTFFVEDSQPKYIVDELLKRKINVVPSFRNFAVIDFDEKGVKWAVRASPHYYNTFDEIDLFIEAVKEIVSS
- a CDS encoding acyl-CoA dehydrogenase; its protein translation is MDFNLTEEHLMIQQAARDFAQNELLPGVIERDEKQIFPTEQIKKMGQLGFLGMMVDPKYGGSGLDAISYVIAMEEISKVDASASVVMSVNNSLVCWGLQEFGTEEQKQKYLPGLASGEIHGAFCLSEPEAGSDATSQKTTAVDMGDHYLVNGTKNWITNGNTASVYLVIAQTDPEKRHKGINALIMTKDMPGFSIGPKEQKMGIRGSDTHSLMFTDVKVPKENRIGEDGFGFKFAMKTLAGGRIGIASQALGIASGAYELALKYSKERKAFGTEICNHQAIAFKLADMAVNIEAARHLCMKAAWDKDQHKNYDVSGAMAKLFASQVAMDTTVEAVQIHGGNGYVKEYHVERLMRDAKITQIYEGTSEIQKIVISRAVIAG